The Nocardioides houyundeii genome includes the window TGGACGGCCTCACCTTCGGGCTGCGTCGGCACCACGTCTGATCCCGGCACCGGCCGTCTCGACCGGCCGTCCACAGGCAGGGGTGGAGGATTCAACCTCCCTGTCGCTGGGAAGGGTGCGCGTATGCGATCGAGTCTCACCCCGCCCCACGCGCGCGTGCTGCTGTCCTGCCTCCTGCTCGGCCTCGGCGTGAGCGTGCTCGCCCTACCGGTGCCCGCTCACGCCACGGTCGCCGAAGGGGAGGAGGCGGGCCGGATGGTGCTGGTGCTCGACTCCTCGGGATCGATGAAGGAGCAGGCTGGCGGCACGACCAAGATCCAGGCGGCGAAGGAGGCGCTCGGCCTGGTGGTCGAGCAGCTCCCGGAGGACGCCGAGGTCGGGATCAGGGTCTTCGGCGCCGAGGTCTTCGACCGCAGCAAGCCCGGCGCGTGCACCGACAGCCAGAACGTCGTGCCGGTGGGTCCGCTGGACCGTGGGGCGCTGACCGCGGCCGTCGCCGACTACCAGCCGTACGGCGAGACCCCCATCGGTCACGCTCTGGGGGAGGCGGCCAAGGACCTGGGCCCCGGGGCCGAGGGTGAGCGTCGCACGATCGTGCTCCTCTCCGACGGGGAGCCGACCTGCCAGCCCGACCCGTGCAAGGTGGCGGAGCGGCTCGCCAAGCAGGGGGTCGACCTGGCCATCAACGTCGTCGGCCTGGATGTGTCGGGCAAGGCCCGCGAGGCGCTGCAGTGCATCGCGCGTGCGGGCAACGGGGACTACTACGACGCCGGGTCCGCCGACGAGCTGGCCAACAGCCTGATCAAGGTCAGCGTCCGCGACCTGCGTGGCTTCCGGCTGACGGGGGAGCGCGTCGAGGGCGGCACCACCCCCCAGGACGCCCTGCCGATCGAGCCGGGGACCTACGTCGACACCTCCCTGCCCGAAGAGGGTCTGCGCTACTACCTGGTCGACCGGCCCGAGGGGGGCGGGGTCTCGTTCTCGGCCTTGGTGCGCCCGCCGAAGGGGGACGAGAACTGGAACACCGTGGTCAGCGTCTCCCTGCTGACCCCCGACGGCCAGCGGTGTGCCCATTCCTACGCCCAGTCCCTGCAGGTCCTCGGGATGACGCCGCTGACCTCCACCGCTGTCACCTTCAACCCGTTCGCCCAGACCCGGCTCGCCAGTGAGGAGTGCGTGGCGGCTCCGCAGCTGCTCGCGGCCGTCTCCAGCAAGGCCGGGGTCGGTGACTACCGCCTGCAGGTGAGCACCCAGCCCGCGGTGCAGAACGCCGACGCCCTGCCGGGTCCGGTGGCGGACGAGGGTGACTGGATCGACGTCGTCGACGTCGCGACGGCAGGCCCCCGAGAGCCGGTGGTGGGCGGGGTCAACTTCGATGACGCGCCCGAGCTGGTGCCCGGTACGACGTACTCGGACTCGCTCCGTCCCTCGGAGGTGCTGGTCTACAAGGTGCGTGCGGGCTACGGCCAGGCGGTCCGGCTCAGCGCCAGCCTGGGCACCGACCCGCAGGCAGCCTCGGTGGTGGGCCTCCAGGGCCCGCACGTCACACTCCACTCCTACTCCGGACTCGGGCAGCGGCTGACCCAGGTCAACGAGCCCGACAAGGGCGTCAGGAGCTCGGAGTTCTACAACGGTGGCGAGCCGCGCCTGCTGACCGCCGTGGTGCCACCGATCCGGGTGCGCAACGTGGAGTCACCTCAGCCCGGCGTCCGTACGCTCATCCAGGACGGCTACCAGTACTTCGCCCTCGGCATGGCCCGCGCGGTCAGCGCGCAGGACGCTCAGTTCGCCGCACCCGTCACCATCTCCGCCGAGCTGGTGGGGGAGGTCGAGGGAGAGCCCGAGTACGCCGGAGACGTGGCGGGGCCCGGCGACGAGGGAGCCGCGGCCGCCGAGGACGGGGGGACGTCCGAGACGCCCGACCAGAGCTCGAACCAGGCCGCGGTGGAGAGCGACGACCCTGCCCCGGTGGTGTGGTGGACCCTCGGCGGCCTGGGGGTGCTGCTCCTGGCTGCGGCGGCCGTGGTCCTGGTCCGGCGTTCGCGCGCATAGGGTCGCCGGTATGGCCGAGCTGCACGACCTGACCGCCCTGGAGCAGGGCGCGGCGGTACGACGCGGGGAGGTGTCGCCCCTCGAGCTCGTGGAGCACTACCT containing:
- a CDS encoding vWA domain-containing protein, which gives rise to MRSSLTPPHARVLLSCLLLGLGVSVLALPVPAHATVAEGEEAGRMVLVLDSSGSMKEQAGGTTKIQAAKEALGLVVEQLPEDAEVGIRVFGAEVFDRSKPGACTDSQNVVPVGPLDRGALTAAVADYQPYGETPIGHALGEAAKDLGPGAEGERRTIVLLSDGEPTCQPDPCKVAERLAKQGVDLAINVVGLDVSGKAREALQCIARAGNGDYYDAGSADELANSLIKVSVRDLRGFRLTGERVEGGTTPQDALPIEPGTYVDTSLPEEGLRYYLVDRPEGGGVSFSALVRPPKGDENWNTVVSVSLLTPDGQRCAHSYAQSLQVLGMTPLTSTAVTFNPFAQTRLASEECVAAPQLLAAVSSKAGVGDYRLQVSTQPAVQNADALPGPVADEGDWIDVVDVATAGPREPVVGGVNFDDAPELVPGTTYSDSLRPSEVLVYKVRAGYGQAVRLSASLGTDPQAASVVGLQGPHVTLHSYSGLGQRLTQVNEPDKGVRSSEFYNGGEPRLLTAVVPPIRVRNVESPQPGVRTLIQDGYQYFALGMARAVSAQDAQFAAPVTISAELVGEVEGEPEYAGDVAGPGDEGAAAAEDGGTSETPDQSSNQAAVESDDPAPVVWWTLGGLGVLLLAAAAVVLVRRSRA